One window from the genome of Comamonas antarctica encodes:
- a CDS encoding H-NS family nucleoid-associated regulatory protein, with amino-acid sequence MSTYKELLKQREELENQIKEARNKELTDAVGKVRALVSEFSLTAEDVFPPAKGRKSSNAGGKVAPKYKNPETGDTWTGRGKAPKWIAAVKNREEFAI; translated from the coding sequence ATGTCCACTTATAAAGAACTGCTCAAGCAACGTGAAGAATTGGAAAACCAAATCAAGGAAGCACGCAACAAGGAGCTTACAGATGCAGTCGGTAAGGTTCGCGCGTTGGTATCTGAGTTCTCTTTAACGGCCGAAGACGTCTTTCCACCAGCCAAAGGTAGAAAGTCAAGCAACGCTGGCGGCAAGGTAGCACCTAAATACAAGAATCCCGAAACTGGCGATACTTGGACTGGACGCGGCAAGGCTCCAAAATGGATTGCGGCTGTCAAAAACCGGGA